A window from Nothobranchius furzeri strain GRZ-AD chromosome 17, NfurGRZ-RIMD1, whole genome shotgun sequence encodes these proteins:
- the LOC139063593 gene encoding uncharacterized protein isoform X2: MRADSAGHSAKYGSYSLMNLENNSIIDIQLVQSNEVGGSHNMAKEGLSRSLGLLESKGVAVDYIVTDHHPQIQNFLQEKKITHYYDVWRLEKSISKKLAKVAKDKDCEVVKKWQCGISNHAYWCVTSSSSGPEKVAKWTSMVNHMQDIHVHDNPLFPRCQHPVRRSTDRKKWFQPGSKALFKVEKILTNKRVLTNVARLISQYQTSTQEAFHSVVLRFMPRNVLIPLTGRLCRLYLAAMHFNENSSHIQARKATGKRRYAIRLPKAKRGHTVEPVEMPTTQCYVQSLIADVFEEIVPHPQPYLERIQHTCHQHSTILH, encoded by the exons agcAATGAGGTTGGTGGAAGCCACAACATGGCGAAAGAAGGACTCTCAAGGAGCCTTGGGCTTTTGGAGTCAAAGGGTGTGGCAGTCGATTACATTGTCACAGACCATCATCCCCAGATCCAAAACTTCCTCCAAGAGAAAAAGATAACACACTACTACGATGTCTGGCGTTTAGAAAAAA GTATTTCTAAGAAACTGGCCAAAGTGGCTAAAGATAAGGACTGTGAGGTGGTGAAGAAGTGGCAGTGTGGAATCAGCAACCACGCGTATTGGTGTGTGACATCATCGTCCTCAGGGCCAGAGAAAGTTGCCAAATGGACTTCCATGGTGAACCACATGCAAGACATCCACGTCCACGACAACCCTCTCTTCCCACGATGCCAACATCCAGTCCGCCGGAGCACAGATCGCAAGAAGTGGTTTCAACCAG GTTCAAAAGCACTTTTCAAAGTGGAGAAAATCTTGACTAATAAGAGGGTTCTCACAAATGTTGCACGGCTAATCTCGCAGTACCAGACCTCAACGCAGGAGGCTTTCCACAGCGTAGTGCTGCGCTTCATGCCCAGAAACGTGCTAATTCCGCTCACTGGGAGGCTGTGCAG ATTATATCTGGCAGCGatgcattttaatgaaaattcaaGTCACATTCAGGCAAGAAAAGCTACAGGGAAACGGAGGTATGCCATACGTCTCCCTAAAGCAAAGAGAGGACACACTGTAGAGCCGGTGGAGATGCCAACAACACAAT GCTATGTGCAAAGCCTGATTGCTGATGTCTTTGAAGAGATTGTCCCCCACCCCCAGCCGTATTTAGAAAGGATCCAACACACCTGTCATCAACATTCTACCATCCTCCACTGA
- the LOC139063795 gene encoding beta-microseminoprotein-like, whose protein sequence is MKYLAPALLLWCLVSLSNAQCFFKPLPPGDQTHCQDDVDMTWHPLGSHWRNSKCMDCDCSSCCAAYYIPTQFPSDCVSVFDPTACEYIVHKKNDPSEICPIYSAVG, encoded by the exons ATG AAATATTTGGCTCCAGCTTTGCTGCTCTGGTGTTTGGTGTCACTGTCAAACGCTCAGTGCTTCTTCAAGCCCTTGCCCCCTG GTGATCAGACTCATTGTCAGGATGATGTAGATATGACGTGGCATCCACTTGGTTCACATTGGAGAAACAGTAAATGCATGGACTGTGACTGCTCTTCATGTTGTGCCGC GTATTATATCCCAACACAGTTCCCCAGtgactgtgtgtctgtgtttgaccCAACGGCATGTGAATACATCGTGCACAAGAAGAACGACCCATCAGAGATTTGTCCAATTTACTCTGCTGTGGGATAA